Proteins from a genomic interval of Methanobrevibacter wolinii SH:
- a CDS encoding (5-formylfuran-3-yl)methyl phosphate synthase, which produces MLLLISPINHEEAVEAIEGGADIVDVKNPKEGSLGANFPWVIKDIRSITPSDKLVSATIGDVPYKPGTVSLASLGALVSGADYIKVGLYGTQNYEQAVEVMKNVVKTVKDESPDTIVVAAGYADADRVGAVSPWDIPKVARDSGADLAMLDTAVKDGKTLFDFMTMEDLEKWVAEAQEYDLKTALAGSVKKEQLKPLNDLNCDVVGIRGAACVDGDRNTGHIDRTAVKGLKDLVDSFN; this is translated from the coding sequence TTGCTTTTATTAATAAGTCCAATTAATCATGAAGAAGCTGTAGAAGCTATTGAAGGTGGAGCAGATATTGTAGATGTAAAAAATCCTAAAGAAGGTTCCCTTGGAGCAAATTTCCCTTGGGTTATTAAAGATATTAGGAGTATAACTCCTTCTGATAAATTAGTATCTGCAACTATTGGGGATGTTCCATATAAACCAGGTACTGTTTCTCTTGCTAGTTTAGGTGCACTTGTATCTGGTGCAGATTATATTAAAGTAGGTTTATATGGTACTCAAAATTATGAACAAGCTGTAGAAGTTATGAAAAATGTTGTAAAAACTGTTAAAGATGAATCTCCTGACACTATTGTTGTTGCAGCAGGTTATGCAGATGCTGATAGGGTTGGAGCAGTTTCACCTTGGGATATTCCTAAAGTAGCTCGTGATTCTGGTGCAGATTTAGCTATGTTAGATACTGCAGTTAAAGATGGAAAAACTTTATTTGATTTCATGACTATGGAAGATCTTGAAAAATGGGTTGCTGAAGCTCAAGAATATGATTTAAAAACAGCTCTTGCAGGTTCAGTTAAAAAAGAACAATTAAAACCTTTAAATGACTTAAATTGTGATGTAGTTGGTATCCGTGGAGCAGCATGTGTTGATGGAGATAGAAATACTGGTCACATTGATAGAACTGCAGTTAAAGGATTAAAAGATTTAGTTGATTCATTTAATTAA